A genomic window from Pseudomonas argentinensis includes:
- a CDS encoding acyl-CoA thioesterase: protein MEPGNAQLTMTVLMTPDMANFSGNVHGGTLLKYLDEVAYACASRYAGRYVVTLSVDQVTFREPVHVGELVTFLASVNYTGRTSMEVGIKVITENIRERSVRHTNSCFFTMVAVDEHGKSTEVPPRQPQSAEERRRFEQGRQRREIRQELENRYQALKGEA from the coding sequence ATGGAACCCGGCAATGCGCAATTGACGATGACCGTCCTGATGACCCCGGACATGGCCAACTTTTCCGGCAATGTACACGGCGGCACCCTGCTCAAGTATCTCGATGAAGTGGCTTACGCCTGCGCCAGCCGGTACGCCGGTCGCTACGTGGTCACCCTGTCGGTGGACCAGGTGACCTTCCGCGAGCCGGTACACGTCGGTGAGCTGGTCACCTTCCTGGCCTCGGTCAACTACACCGGCCGCACCTCCATGGAAGTCGGCATCAAGGTGATCACCGAGAACATTCGCGAACGCTCGGTGCGCCATACCAACAGCTGTTTCTTCACCATGGTGGCGGTCGACGAGCACGGCAAATCCACCGAAGTGCCGCCGCGTCAACCGCAGAGCGCCGAGGAGCGGCGGCGTTTCGAGCAGGGCCGCCAGCGTCGGGAGATCCGTCAGGAACTGGAAAACCGTTACCAGGCCCTCAAAGGCGAGGCGTGA
- a CDS encoding tetratricopeptide repeat protein, whose translation MTRPVICLALLSLLVGTAQAAPQSCDSVSLCNAAGTAAYQAGRYAEAAEAFERQLRRAEQEQEQDGSAARELALNNLVVTSLRLEQPGQARAWLNLALADGMQGTATRNNLRSVASAVDYQALGASIEGRYLRYAGAAVWSSLDISRQADGRYRASFSPLRAGGKVEEYGPAAVGNLQGTLQGDKAYFQLTAAQLPKGCSVALLHEGLDIQVVEVIDPRCQVYGGSGISVAGRYLKVSAEPQAPQAPIQ comes from the coding sequence ATGACGCGCCCCGTTATCTGTCTAGCCCTGCTGTCGTTGCTCGTTGGCACGGCCCAGGCCGCCCCCCAGTCCTGCGACAGCGTCAGCCTGTGCAATGCCGCCGGCACCGCGGCCTATCAGGCAGGTCGCTACGCCGAGGCTGCCGAAGCCTTCGAACGACAGCTGCGCCGCGCCGAGCAGGAGCAGGAGCAGGACGGCAGCGCCGCCCGCGAGCTGGCGCTGAACAACCTGGTGGTGACCAGCCTGCGCCTGGAGCAGCCCGGCCAGGCCCGCGCCTGGTTGAACCTCGCCCTGGCCGATGGCATGCAGGGCACCGCCACCCGCAACAACCTACGTTCGGTGGCCTCCGCCGTGGATTACCAGGCCCTGGGCGCGAGCATCGAGGGCCGTTACCTGCGTTACGCCGGTGCGGCGGTGTGGAGCAGCCTGGATATCAGTCGCCAGGCCGATGGCCGCTATCGAGCGAGTTTTTCGCCGCTGCGCGCCGGCGGCAAGGTCGAGGAATACGGCCCGGCGGCCGTCGGTAACCTGCAAGGCACGTTGCAGGGCGACAAGGCCTATTTCCAGCTGACCGCAGCGCAGTTGCCAAAGGGCTGCTCGGTGGCGCTGCTCCACGAAGGGCTGGATATCCAGGTGGTGGAGGTGATCGATCCGCGCTGCCAGGTGTATGGCGGCTCTGGTATCAGCGTGGCGGGACGCTACCTGAAGGTCAGTGCCGAGCCGCAGGCGCCGCAAGCGCCCATTCAGTGA